Proteins encoded together in one Streptomyces sp. B1I3 window:
- a CDS encoding dipeptidase yields MSDTPDNAVRTYTEQHRAAFLEDLAEWLRIPSVSAQPEHDGDVRRSAEWLSAKLAETGFPVTEIWETPGAPAVFAEWPSDDPDAPVVLVYGHHDVQPAAREDGWHTDPFEPVIRDGRMYGRGAADDKGQVFFHTLGVRAHLAATGRTTPAVHLKLLVEGEEESGSPNFRALAEQRASRLAADVVVVSDTGMWDENTPSVCTGMRGLAECEIELYGPDQDIHSGSFGGAVPNPATALARLVAALHDAEGRVAVPGFYDGVAELTDTERALFAELPFDEDAWLRTAASHATAGEAGFTTLERVWARPTAEVNGIGGGYQGAGSKTVIPSSALVKLSFRLVAGQDPAHVQKLVRTWAEDRIPAGIRHRITFSPATRPCLTPLDHPALQAAARAMGRAFGQKILFTREGGSGPAADLQDVLGAPVLFLGISVPSDGWHGPDEKVELDLLLKGVETSAHLWGELAAAPR; encoded by the coding sequence ATGAGCGACACCCCGGACAATGCCGTCCGTACGTACACCGAGCAGCACCGCGCGGCCTTTCTCGAGGACCTTGCCGAGTGGCTGCGCATCCCGTCCGTATCCGCTCAGCCGGAGCACGACGGGGACGTACGGCGCAGCGCCGAGTGGCTGTCCGCCAAGCTCGCGGAGACCGGCTTCCCGGTCACCGAGATCTGGGAGACGCCCGGCGCCCCCGCGGTGTTCGCCGAATGGCCGTCCGACGACCCGGACGCACCGGTCGTGCTCGTCTACGGCCATCACGACGTACAGCCGGCGGCCCGCGAGGACGGCTGGCACACCGACCCGTTCGAACCGGTGATCCGCGACGGCAGGATGTACGGACGCGGCGCGGCCGACGACAAGGGCCAGGTGTTCTTCCACACACTGGGTGTCCGGGCCCACCTCGCCGCGACCGGCCGCACCACTCCCGCCGTGCACCTCAAACTCCTCGTCGAGGGCGAGGAGGAGTCCGGTTCCCCGAACTTCCGGGCGCTGGCCGAGCAGCGGGCCTCCCGGCTCGCCGCGGACGTCGTGGTCGTCTCCGACACCGGCATGTGGGACGAGAACACCCCCAGCGTCTGCACCGGCATGCGGGGCCTCGCGGAGTGCGAGATCGAGCTGTACGGCCCCGACCAGGACATCCACTCCGGGTCCTTCGGCGGCGCGGTACCCAACCCCGCGACCGCCCTCGCCCGCCTCGTCGCGGCGCTCCACGACGCCGAGGGCCGGGTGGCGGTCCCCGGTTTCTACGACGGCGTGGCCGAACTGACCGACACCGAGCGCGCCCTCTTCGCCGAACTGCCCTTCGACGAGGACGCCTGGCTGCGCACCGCCGCCTCCCACGCCACGGCGGGGGAGGCCGGCTTCACCACTCTGGAGCGCGTCTGGGCCCGCCCCACCGCCGAGGTCAACGGAATCGGTGGTGGCTATCAGGGCGCGGGCAGCAAGACCGTCATCCCCTCCTCGGCCCTGGTGAAGCTGAGCTTCAGGCTCGTCGCCGGCCAGGACCCGGCCCACGTCCAGAAGCTGGTCCGCACCTGGGCCGAGGACCGGATCCCGGCCGGCATCCGCCACCGCATCACCTTCTCGCCCGCCACCCGCCCCTGCCTGACCCCGCTCGACCACCCCGCGCTCCAGGCGGCGGCCCGGGCCATGGGACGCGCGTTCGGGCAGAAGATCCTGTTCACCCGGGAGGGCGGGTCGGGTCCTGCCGCCGACCTGCAGGACGTGCTCGGCGCACCCGTGCTCTTCCTGGGCATCTCCGTGCCGTCCGACGGCTGGCACGGTCCCGACGAGAAGGTCGAGCTCGACCTCCTCCTCAAGGGCGTGGAGACCAGCGCCCACCTGTGGGGCGAGCTGGCCGCGGCACCCCGCTGA
- a CDS encoding MGMT family protein: protein MSKNRTPGASVGAVPSGSSEPPASAAPAASRAPVVAELPAYAERVLDVADLIPPGRVMTYGDVAEWLGDGGPRQVGRAMALYGSAVPWWRVVRADGALLPGHEQRALGHYQEEGTPLRPAPRSAEGHLPRLDMKRARWDGIDGAGVPGGAGDPDGGEETHM from the coding sequence ATGAGCAAGAACCGGACACCCGGAGCCTCCGTCGGTGCCGTGCCCTCCGGGTCCTCCGAGCCCCCGGCGTCCGCCGCGCCCGCCGCGTCCCGAGCGCCCGTCGTCGCCGAGCTGCCCGCGTACGCGGAGCGGGTCCTGGACGTCGCCGACCTGATCCCGCCCGGTCGCGTCATGACCTACGGAGACGTCGCCGAATGGCTCGGTGACGGCGGGCCCAGGCAGGTGGGCAGGGCCATGGCGCTGTACGGCTCCGCGGTGCCGTGGTGGCGTGTGGTGCGGGCCGACGGGGCACTCCTGCCGGGACACGAGCAGCGCGCCCTGGGCCACTACCAGGAGGAGGGCACTCCGCTGCGCCCGGCCCCGCGGAGTGCGGAGGGGCACCTCCCGCGCCTCGACATGAAGCGGGCCAGGTGGGACGGCATCGACGGGGCCGGTGTTCCGGGCGGGGCCGGTGATCCGGACGGGGGCGAGGAAACTCACATGTGA
- a CDS encoding ATP-dependent DNA helicase encodes MSTRITDPEQLKELLGVPFTPEQTACITAPPAPQVIVAGAGSGKTTVMAARVVWLVGTGQVAPEQVLGLTFTNKAAGELAERVRKALVRAGVTDPDVIDPDNPPGEPSISTYHAFAGRLLTDHGLRIGLEPTTRLLADATRHQLAARVLREAPGPYPALTRSFPTLVSDLLALDAELSEHLVRPERLAAYDTELLAALETARLTNAELRKIPEAAAARRELLELTRRYRDAKRSRDLLDFGDQIALSAELALTRPEVGVVLRDEFRVVLLDEYQDTSVAQRLLLAALFGGEGGATTGHAVTAVGDPCQAIYGWRGASVANLDDFPLHFPHADGTPATRYSLSENRRSGGRLLHLANALAGPLRAMHEGVEALRPAPGAERDGTVRCALLRTHAEEIDWLADSLAHLVGTGTAPGEIAVLCRTAGDFPRIQAALVARDIPVEVVGLAGLLHLPEVADLVAVCEVLQDPGANASLVRLLTGPRWRIGPRDLALLGRRARLLVHRSSPGGEDIDPDIRLAEAVEGIDPAEVISLADALDTFLEAGGAEDDGLPFSAEARVRFARLATELRDLRRALADPLMDVLHRVLSTTGLEVELSASPHALAARRRETLANFLDVAAGFAAVDGEASLLAFLGFLRTAAQYEKGLDNALPGGENTVKVLTAHKSKGLEWDVVAVPGLVTGQFPSGQSRDAWTSQSKVLPHALRGDAATLPVVPSWDAKGLKAFKEEMKEHQHTEELRLGYVTFTRPRSLLLGSGHWWGPSQKKARGPSAFLEALYGHCAAGYGEIEVWADEPAEDEENPALQERDADQAWPLPLDGTAMARRRAARDTVLAHLEALAATPVPDVYAGPSPYDDEAPYGEEDAPYDEEDAPYDDPFPDGDPHADTPVPAAGEAARHIPAARAPVDPDAGTHLRPDAEAEAGLTPEEARALASWDRDLDALAGELRRARAGVRDVLVPASLSATQLLHLAADPDGFARELARPMPRAPQPAARRGTRFHAWVESRFEELPLPMLGPDELPGGGEDDAEIADERDLAELKEAFERTEYARRTPYRVETPFQIVLAGRLIRGRIDAVYRTGDTYEIVDWKTTRHRTADPLQLAVYRLAWSELHGLPLDSVTATFLYVRTGETVRPTALPGRAELEQLLLDEPPPRGR; translated from the coding sequence GTGTCCACCCGTATCACCGATCCCGAGCAGCTCAAGGAGCTCCTCGGGGTCCCCTTCACCCCGGAGCAGACGGCCTGCATCACCGCGCCGCCGGCCCCGCAGGTGATCGTGGCCGGAGCCGGCTCGGGAAAGACCACGGTGATGGCCGCCCGGGTGGTGTGGCTGGTGGGTACCGGCCAGGTGGCCCCCGAGCAGGTCCTCGGCCTGACCTTCACCAACAAGGCGGCGGGTGAGCTCGCCGAACGCGTCCGCAAGGCCCTCGTCCGGGCCGGGGTCACCGATCCGGACGTCATCGACCCGGACAACCCGCCGGGCGAGCCCAGCATCTCGACGTACCACGCCTTCGCCGGCCGGCTCCTCACCGACCACGGCCTGCGGATCGGGCTGGAACCCACGACCCGCCTCCTCGCCGACGCCACCCGCCACCAGCTCGCCGCCCGGGTGCTGCGGGAGGCGCCCGGCCCCTACCCCGCCCTGACCCGGTCCTTCCCCACCCTGGTCAGTGACCTGCTCGCCCTGGACGCCGAGCTCTCCGAACACCTCGTACGCCCCGAGCGGCTCGCCGCGTACGACACCGAGCTGCTCGCCGCGCTGGAGACGGCACGGCTCACCAACGCCGAGCTGCGCAAGATCCCCGAGGCGGCCGCGGCCCGCCGCGAGCTCCTCGAACTGACCCGGCGCTACCGGGACGCCAAACGCAGCCGCGACCTCCTCGACTTCGGCGACCAGATCGCGCTCTCCGCCGAGCTCGCCCTCACCCGGCCCGAGGTCGGCGTCGTCCTGCGGGACGAATTCCGGGTCGTCCTGCTCGACGAGTACCAGGACACCTCCGTGGCCCAGCGGCTCCTGCTCGCCGCCCTCTTCGGCGGGGAGGGCGGGGCCACGACCGGTCACGCCGTCACCGCCGTCGGCGACCCCTGCCAGGCGATCTACGGCTGGCGCGGAGCCTCCGTCGCCAACCTCGACGACTTCCCGCTCCACTTCCCGCACGCCGACGGCACCCCGGCGACCCGCTACTCCCTCAGCGAGAACCGCCGCAGCGGAGGCCGCCTCCTCCACCTCGCCAACGCTCTCGCCGGCCCACTGCGCGCCATGCACGAGGGCGTCGAGGCCCTGCGCCCCGCCCCCGGCGCGGAGCGCGACGGCACGGTCCGATGCGCCCTCCTGCGTACGCACGCCGAGGAGATCGACTGGCTCGCCGACTCCCTCGCGCACCTGGTGGGGACGGGCACGGCCCCCGGGGAGATCGCCGTCCTGTGCCGTACCGCCGGGGACTTCCCGCGCATCCAGGCAGCCCTCGTCGCTCGTGACATCCCCGTCGAGGTCGTCGGCCTGGCCGGACTGCTGCACCTCCCGGAGGTCGCCGATCTCGTCGCGGTCTGCGAAGTCCTCCAGGATCCGGGGGCCAACGCCTCGCTGGTCCGGCTGCTCACGGGCCCGCGCTGGCGCATCGGCCCCAGGGACCTCGCCCTCCTCGGCCGCCGCGCACGCCTCCTGGTGCACCGCTCGTCCCCCGGCGGCGAGGACATCGACCCGGACATCCGTCTGGCCGAGGCCGTGGAGGGCATCGACCCCGCGGAGGTGATCTCGCTCGCCGACGCCCTCGACACGTTCCTGGAGGCCGGAGGGGCGGAGGACGACGGGCTGCCGTTCTCCGCCGAGGCCCGTGTCCGTTTCGCACGCCTGGCCACCGAGCTCCGCGACCTGCGCCGCGCGCTGGCCGACCCCCTCATGGACGTGCTGCACCGCGTGCTCTCCACCACCGGTCTCGAGGTCGAACTCTCCGCGTCGCCGCACGCCCTGGCCGCACGCCGCCGCGAGACCCTCGCCAACTTCCTGGATGTCGCGGCCGGCTTCGCCGCAGTGGACGGGGAGGCCTCGCTGCTGGCCTTCCTCGGCTTCCTGCGCACCGCCGCGCAGTACGAGAAGGGCCTGGACAACGCCCTGCCCGGCGGCGAGAACACCGTCAAGGTCCTCACCGCCCACAAGTCCAAGGGCCTGGAGTGGGACGTCGTCGCCGTGCCCGGACTGGTCACCGGCCAGTTCCCCAGCGGGCAGTCCCGGGACGCCTGGACCTCGCAGTCCAAGGTCCTGCCGCACGCCCTGCGCGGCGACGCGGCCACCCTCCCGGTCGTCCCCTCCTGGGACGCCAAGGGCCTGAAGGCCTTCAAGGAGGAGATGAAGGAGCATCAGCACACCGAGGAGCTCCGCCTCGGCTACGTCACCTTCACCCGCCCCCGGAGCCTTCTCCTGGGCTCCGGCCACTGGTGGGGGCCGTCCCAGAAGAAGGCCCGCGGCCCGTCCGCCTTTCTGGAGGCGCTGTACGGGCACTGCGCGGCCGGGTACGGCGAGATCGAGGTCTGGGCCGACGAACCCGCGGAGGACGAGGAGAATCCCGCACTCCAGGAGCGGGACGCCGACCAGGCCTGGCCGCTCCCCCTGGACGGCACGGCCATGGCCCGCCGCCGGGCCGCCAGGGACACGGTGCTGGCCCACCTGGAGGCCCTGGCCGCCACCCCCGTACCTGACGTGTACGCCGGGCCCTCCCCGTACGACGACGAGGCGCCGTACGGGGAGGAGGACGCGCCGTACGACGAGGAGGACGCGCCGTACGACGACCCGTTCCCGGACGGTGACCCGCATGCGGACACCCCTGTCCCCGCTGCGGGGGAGGCCGCTCGGCACATCCCCGCCGCCCGCGCCCCCGTGGACCCGGACGCCGGCACGCACCTGCGTCCGGACGCCGAAGCGGAGGCCGGCCTGACCCCGGAGGAAGCCCGCGCACTCGCCTCCTGGGACCGTGATCTCGACGCCCTCGCCGGGGAGCTGCGCCGTGCCCGCGCGGGTGTGCGCGACGTCCTCGTACCCGCCTCGCTCTCCGCCACCCAGCTGCTGCACCTGGCCGCCGACCCCGACGGCTTCGCTCGCGAGCTCGCCCGCCCCATGCCCAGGGCCCCACAGCCCGCGGCCCGCCGCGGAACCCGTTTCCACGCGTGGGTGGAGTCCCGCTTCGAGGAGCTGCCGCTGCCCATGCTCGGCCCGGACGAGCTCCCCGGAGGTGGCGAGGACGACGCGGAGATCGCCGACGAACGCGATCTCGCCGAGCTCAAGGAGGCCTTCGAGCGTACGGAGTACGCCCGGCGTACCCCGTACCGCGTCGAGACCCCGTTCCAGATCGTCCTCGCGGGCCGGCTGATCCGCGGCCGGATCGACGCGGTGTACCGCACCGGGGACACGTACGAGATCGTCGACTGGAAGACCACCCGGCACCGCACGGCCGACCCGCTCCAGCTCGCCGTCTACCGGCTGGCCTGGTCCGAGCTGCACGGCCTGCCCCTGGACTCGGTGACGGCGACCTTCCTGTACGTGCGCACCGGGGAGACCGTCCGCCCCACCGCCCTGCCCGGCCGGGCGGAGCTGGAACAGCTCCTGCTGGACGAGCCACCTCCGCGGGGCCGATAG
- a CDS encoding ATP-dependent DNA helicase: MSSSSTTRHSPHRQARRRAPGAYRLVRTPPGSVGPPLLDAAQRAVVDHRDGPLLVLAGPGTGKTTTLVETVARRVAAGTDPARILVLTFSRKAAVELRDRMASRLGGTRGPQATTFHSYCYALVRAHQDADLFADPLRLLSGPEQDVTVRELLAGQLGLEKAGLAHVRWPDELRACLTTRGFADEVRAVLARSRELGLGPDALAAFARRTGRPDWNAAAQFLAEYLDILDAQGVLDYAELVHRAVLLAERPEVAAELARSYDLVLVDEYQDTDPAQVRLLHALAGNRGSGVPGAGGGRTLIAFGDPDQSIYAFRGADVNGILDFPDAFRRADGAPAPVGVLTTSRRSGATLLAATRLLTRRMPLTRLPSDKVRAHRELSAVREGGTVETYTYPTASTELENIADLLRRAHLEDGVPWKDMAVLVRAGGRSIPSVRRALTSAGVPLEVDGDDLPLRHEPAVAPLLTALRTVATAALGGAGGAVAERRPVGEADAERPAGEADAGSDTVPGALHAGAEDGAGPDAAPGQSPAEDDETAPGPSPAEDETARGLLDTETALALLTSPLGSMDAADLRRLGRALRDEERAAGNRVPPPSGELLARALAEPERLATHDPAYARGAQRLGALLRKARELLEGGGTAEEALWALWNGTPWPGRLERAALRGGVSGRNADRDLDAVCALFDTAARAEERTGGRGALNFLEEVDAQDIAADTLSRRAVRPDAVRLMTAHRSKGLEWRLVVVAGVQEGLWPDLRRRGSLLEADRIGRDGLAEPLTPGALLAEERRLFYVAATRARERLVVTAVKAPADDGDQPSRFLTELGAEPRDVTGRPRRPLAVASLVAELRATTVDPRASDALRDAAAQRLARLAALTDDEGRPLVPAAHPYRWWGLNEPTRSEVPLRDRDRPVALSGSALDQLANTCALQWFLGREVKADAPATAAQGFGNVVHVLADEVASGRTAADLDVLMERLDSVWNGLVFDAPWKSGQEKDQARAALERFLRWHVMDRGGRTPAASEHDFDVTLDAGEYEVRIRGSMDRVEQDAEGRAYVVDFKTGKAAPTKDEVAAHPQLAVYQLAVREGAVDDVFDGRRPEAGGAELVQLRQPAPKKEGGDAFPRVQAQEPLSGEWVSDLLATAAGRVLDERFTPTTGQHCTHCAFRASCSAQPEGRQIIE; the protein is encoded by the coding sequence GTGAGCTCCTCCTCCACCACCCGGCACAGCCCGCACCGTCAGGCACGGCGGCGGGCCCCGGGCGCGTACCGGCTGGTGCGCACCCCCCCGGGTTCGGTGGGCCCCCCTCTTCTGGACGCGGCCCAACGTGCGGTGGTCGACCACCGGGACGGGCCGCTGCTCGTCCTCGCGGGACCGGGCACCGGCAAGACCACGACACTCGTCGAGACGGTGGCACGGCGCGTGGCCGCGGGGACCGACCCCGCCCGGATCCTGGTCCTCACCTTCAGCCGCAAGGCCGCCGTGGAGCTGCGCGACCGTATGGCGTCACGGCTGGGCGGCACCCGGGGCCCGCAGGCCACCACCTTCCACTCGTACTGCTACGCCCTGGTCCGCGCCCACCAGGACGCGGACCTGTTCGCCGATCCGCTGCGCCTGCTCTCCGGACCGGAGCAGGACGTCACCGTCCGCGAGCTGCTCGCCGGTCAGCTCGGTCTGGAGAAGGCAGGGCTCGCCCATGTGCGCTGGCCCGACGAACTGCGGGCCTGCCTGACCACCCGGGGTTTCGCCGACGAGGTACGCGCGGTGCTGGCCCGCAGCCGTGAACTGGGCCTCGGCCCCGACGCCCTCGCCGCCTTCGCCCGCCGCACCGGCCGCCCGGACTGGAACGCCGCCGCCCAGTTCCTCGCCGAGTACCTCGACATCCTCGACGCCCAAGGCGTCCTGGACTACGCCGAACTGGTCCACCGGGCGGTCCTGCTCGCCGAGCGGCCGGAGGTGGCGGCCGAGCTCGCCCGCAGTTACGACCTGGTCCTCGTCGACGAATACCAGGACACGGACCCGGCCCAGGTGCGCCTGCTGCACGCCTTGGCGGGCAACCGGGGGAGCGGTGTCCCGGGTGCCGGCGGCGGCCGGACGCTGATCGCCTTCGGCGACCCGGACCAGTCGATCTACGCCTTCCGGGGCGCCGACGTGAACGGCATCCTCGACTTCCCGGACGCGTTCCGCCGGGCCGACGGGGCGCCCGCCCCCGTCGGTGTCCTCACCACCTCCCGCCGGTCCGGCGCGACGCTGCTCGCCGCCACGCGGCTGCTGACCCGCCGGATGCCGCTCACACGCTTGCCGTCGGACAAGGTGCGCGCGCACCGCGAGCTGTCGGCCGTGCGCGAGGGCGGCACGGTGGAGACGTACACCTATCCGACCGCCTCCACGGAGCTGGAGAACATCGCCGACCTGCTGCGGCGCGCGCACCTCGAGGACGGGGTGCCGTGGAAGGACATGGCGGTCCTGGTGCGTGCCGGAGGCCGTTCCATCCCTTCCGTGCGCCGGGCTCTTACCTCTGCGGGCGTCCCCCTGGAGGTGGACGGCGACGACCTCCCCCTGCGCCACGAACCCGCGGTGGCCCCGCTGCTGACCGCTCTGCGCACGGTCGCCACGGCGGCGCTGGGCGGCGCGGGCGGCGCCGTGGCGGAGCGGCGGCCGGTGGGCGAGGCCGACGCCGAGCGGCCGGCCGGTGAGGCCGACGCCGGAAGTGACACGGTCCCGGGAGCGCTCCACGCCGGGGCGGAGGACGGCGCCGGACCCGACGCGGCTCCCGGGCAGTCGCCTGCGGAGGACGACGAAACGGCTCCCGGGCCGTCGCCTGCGGAGGACGAAACGGCGCGCGGCCTGCTCGACACCGAGACGGCCCTCGCCCTGCTCACCTCCCCGCTCGGTTCCATGGACGCCGCCGATCTCCGCCGTCTCGGCCGGGCACTGCGCGACGAGGAGCGGGCCGCCGGCAACCGCGTACCGCCCCCGTCAGGAGAGCTGCTCGCACGGGCGCTCGCCGAGCCCGAACGGCTCGCCACACACGATCCGGCGTACGCCCGGGGGGCCCAGCGCCTCGGCGCGCTCCTGCGCAAGGCCCGCGAACTCCTCGAGGGCGGCGGCACGGCGGAGGAGGCCCTCTGGGCGCTGTGGAACGGCACCCCCTGGCCGGGCCGGCTCGAGCGGGCCGCCCTGCGCGGCGGCGTGAGCGGCCGGAACGCCGACCGGGACCTCGACGCCGTCTGCGCCTTGTTCGACACCGCGGCGAGAGCCGAGGAACGCACCGGGGGACGGGGAGCGCTCAACTTCCTGGAAGAGGTCGACGCCCAGGACATCGCCGCCGACACCCTCTCCCGGCGTGCCGTGCGACCCGACGCCGTGCGTCTGATGACCGCGCACCGGTCCAAGGGACTGGAGTGGCGGCTGGTCGTCGTCGCAGGCGTGCAGGAGGGACTCTGGCCCGACCTGCGCCGGCGGGGCTCGCTCCTCGAGGCGGACCGGATCGGGCGCGACGGACTGGCGGAACCGCTTACCCCCGGGGCGCTCCTCGCCGAGGAACGCCGCCTCTTCTACGTCGCCGCGACCCGCGCCCGTGAGCGGCTCGTCGTCACCGCGGTCAAGGCGCCCGCCGACGACGGCGACCAGCCGTCCCGCTTCCTCACCGAACTCGGTGCCGAACCCCGGGACGTCACCGGCAGGCCCCGCCGCCCCCTCGCGGTCGCCTCGCTCGTCGCCGAGCTCCGGGCGACGACCGTCGACCCCCGGGCCTCCGACGCTCTGCGCGACGCCGCGGCCCAGCGGCTCGCACGGCTCGCGGCGCTCACCGACGACGAGGGCCGGCCGCTCGTCCCGGCCGCCCATCCCTACCGCTGGTGGGGGCTGAACGAGCCCACCCGCTCCGAGGTCCCGCTGCGTGACCGCGACCGTCCCGTCGCGCTCTCCGGGAGCGCGCTCGACCAGCTCGCCAACACCTGCGCCCTCCAGTGGTTCCTGGGCCGCGAAGTGAAGGCGGACGCCCCGGCGACGGCAGCACAGGGCTTCGGCAACGTGGTGCACGTCCTGGCCGACGAGGTGGCGTCCGGACGTACCGCCGCCGATCTGGACGTCCTGATGGAACGCCTGGACTCCGTGTGGAACGGCCTGGTCTTCGACGCACCCTGGAAGTCCGGCCAGGAGAAGGACCAGGCGCGAGCCGCCCTCGAACGCTTCCTGCGCTGGCACGTCATGGACCGCGGCGGCCGTACGCCCGCCGCCAGTGAGCACGACTTCGACGTGACGCTCGACGCGGGCGAGTACGAGGTGCGCATCCGCGGCTCCATGGACCGGGTCGAACAGGACGCCGAGGGCCGGGCCTACGTCGTCGACTTCAAGACCGGGAAGGCGGCCCCGACGAAGGACGAGGTCGCCGCCCACCCCCAGCTCGCCGTGTACCAGCTGGCCGTCAGGGAAGGCGCCGTCGACGACGTGTTCGACGGCCGCCGCCCCGAAGCCGGTGGCGCCGAGCTCGTACAGCTGCGCCAGCCCGCGCCGAAGAAGGAGGGTGGCGACGCCTTCCCCAGGGTGCAGGCCCAGGAACCCCTCTCCGGCGAGTGGGTCTCCGACCTCCTGGCGACGGCGGCCGGCCGTGTCCTGGACGAACGGTTCACTCCCACGACCGGCCAGCACTGCACCCACTGCGCCTTCCGGGCCTCGTGCAGCGCGCAGCCCGAGGGCCGCCAGATCATCGAATGA